Part of the Deltaproteobacteria bacterium genome is shown below.
CCGATTTGGCAAAGGTGGGGCCGAAGAAAAAAACCAACCAGGAATCGGACAAAACAAAAGTGGCCAGAACCAAAGGGATAGAGACCATGGTCAGATAATGCAGGGTCCGTTGATAATTCCTTTCAAAGGCCTGCCGATCTTCCGAAGTCAATACCGAAAAAATGGGAAAAAGACCGGCCATAATCAACATGGGGAACAGAGAGAACATCTCTACAACCTTGACGGGAATCGAATACCACCCGATTTCAGCCGGAGAAACCCCGAAAAAAGAGAGCATGACCATATCGACTTTAACGTAAACGGTCATGAAAAGGCCGGAAAGACCGAGAGGCCAGGCTGAACGCAGGAGTTGCTTCCATAAACCCATCTCCCAGTGCAATACCAGGGGAGTCATTTTTTTCCAGACTATCGCTCCGGACAATAGACAACTGACCCCGTAACTGCCGACCAGTGCGAGTAAAAAACCCCATAACCCGTATCCCTGCCAGAGAAAAACAAGGGGAATGGCCACCACCAGGATCTTATACAGGCTTTTAATCAGAAGCTCATATTCCATTTTTTCCAGACCATTCGTCAGGGCGATCAGGAAGTCCAACAAGTGATTGCCCAGCAAATAAATCATACTCAAAAAAACCATGAGAAAGAGGTCGTGAGGGTAACCGACGAGAAAGAGGAACCCGGGACCCAGGAGCAACAAGGCCAGGGAAATGACGATTTTTATAGAAAGGACGTTCCCGGCAT
Proteins encoded:
- a CDS encoding flippase, giving the protein MQILQRARKNIVLKFIAEALIRSLAFLFIIVAARYLGDRDFGHYSLAYFFAGLLTIFTDFGLNTVLIRDISRDHRLLNRYAGNVLSIKIVISLALLLLGPGFLFLVGYPHDLFLMVFLSMIYLLGNHLLDFLIALTNGLEKMEYELLIKSLYKILVVAIPLVFLWQGYGLWGFLLALVGSYGVSCLLSGAIVWKKMTPLVLHWEMGLWKQLLRSAWPLGLSGLFMTVYVKVDMVMLSFFGVSPAEIGWYSIPVKVVEMFSLFPMLIMAGLFPIFSVLTSEDRQAFERNYQRTLHYLTMVSIPLVLATFVLSDSWLVFFFGPTFAKSVPSLKILIWVLPFIFLNYVFINTLIALNQEKMITWGSGIAVLFNVGLNTIILPRYGYLGASWTTVVTEVFLSVCFFGVLQRSFFHLPLLGPGLRLGISGGLMAVPLWGLKGWPPGLVWPLAVAGYGTGLVFFRLLTWEDWALLKRILGHSQTSMEDLER